From the Ruminiclostridium josui JCM 17888 genome, one window contains:
- a CDS encoding type II CAAX endopeptidase family protein, which yields MENNIDEQFSSITADESKKRLPGPVASGILFSIVTILLTFGGSILTFKNGFLNSGLGELIFILLPVIIFFAIGRYDIKSTLNLRGTRPINYLLVVFLTLFGMPVVGALNAITFALIREMFGKNLPIPKVIVNDVPTLFIALLVIGVSAAVCEEVMFRGLIQNGYRKYGVAVSIGVTSVLFGLLHRDIQKTVSTILLGALIGFIVYRTGSIFTGMIAHFTNNASAVLLSFMASKMSWYLNEEGIQQSQNFDFSNLPTASIIIALLFYAIIYMGLVSGFVALLYAFYRSTKKDVKAMEEEAGRREFKHEKIGLSAVLSMLPGLVIILFTFLYQIMKLKWG from the coding sequence GTGGAAAATAACATTGATGAACAGTTTTCTTCAATTACAGCTGACGAAAGCAAAAAAAGACTGCCGGGGCCTGTAGCTTCTGGAATCCTTTTTTCTATAGTAACCATTTTACTCACTTTTGGAGGGTCTATCCTGACTTTTAAAAATGGTTTTCTAAATAGTGGATTAGGGGAACTAATTTTTATTCTACTGCCGGTAATAATCTTTTTTGCCATAGGAAGATATGATATAAAAAGTACGTTAAATTTAAGAGGGACCAGACCCATAAATTATTTGCTTGTGGTTTTCTTAACATTGTTTGGAATGCCTGTAGTAGGAGCTCTCAATGCAATAACCTTTGCATTAATAAGAGAAATGTTTGGGAAAAATTTGCCTATACCAAAGGTAATTGTCAATGATGTACCTACTCTTTTTATAGCTTTACTGGTTATAGGGGTTTCCGCTGCAGTTTGCGAAGAGGTTATGTTTCGTGGACTTATACAGAATGGTTACCGTAAATATGGAGTGGCCGTTTCTATTGGAGTAACATCTGTATTATTTGGTCTTCTGCACCGTGATATTCAAAAGACTGTAAGTACTATCCTACTTGGTGCATTAATAGGTTTTATTGTATATAGAACAGGAAGTATATTTACAGGAATGATTGCCCATTTTACAAATAATGCTTCGGCGGTACTATTATCTTTTATGGCATCCAAAATGTCGTGGTACTTGAATGAAGAAGGTATACAGCAATCACAAAATTTTGATTTTTCGAATTTGCCTACGGCTTCCATTATAATCGCCTTATTGTTCTATGCCATAATTTATATGGGCTTAGTTTCAGGTTTTGTAGCTTTGCTGTACGCATTTTATAGAAGTACAAAGAAGGATGTAAAAGCAATGGAGGAGGAAGCAGGTAGACGCGAATTTAAACATGAAAAAATCGGTTTATCAGCGGTTTTAAGTATGCTGCCGGGACTTGTAATTATTTTATTTACATTCTTGTATCAGATAATGAAATTAAAATGGGGCTAA
- a CDS encoding DnaD domain protein, translating into MYFEDFKSLLYSDTLVSDIFISQYVPSMDSTCVKVYIYMLFLCKHNKKVTTDELAKTLNLSLDEVKSALTSLDNLEVINWVEDKIQLNDLKEAEIKRMYRLKSISSPEQANENFEKNKSRNNTLAAINSKFFQGLMAPSWYLTIDNWFTIYKFDEDVMYTLFKYCHDNNTFHKSYIEAVATNWHRRGIQNFFDLEKYFEDMAQVRGIKGTIIKKLRLRRALTEYESEYVEKWVIDYKYGFDVIELALKKTVGKTNPDFKFLNNVLTRWHDLGLVTAEEILGYENSIKSQPQASHGTQKAKPKQSQRDNFEQREYDDEYFENFFTNTSNR; encoded by the coding sequence ATGTATTTTGAGGATTTCAAGTCATTACTTTACTCTGACACACTGGTGTCAGATATTTTTATCAGCCAGTATGTGCCTTCTATGGACAGCACATGTGTAAAGGTATATATATATATGCTGTTCCTTTGCAAACATAATAAGAAGGTAACCACAGACGAACTTGCAAAGACTCTTAATCTGTCTCTGGATGAGGTTAAGTCTGCCCTGACCAGCCTTGATAATCTGGAAGTTATCAACTGGGTAGAAGACAAAATACAGCTAAATGACTTAAAAGAAGCTGAAATAAAGAGAATGTATCGGTTAAAGTCCATATCATCTCCTGAGCAGGCAAATGAGAACTTTGAGAAGAACAAAAGCAGAAACAATACACTTGCTGCAATTAATTCAAAGTTCTTTCAGGGTCTTATGGCCCCAAGCTGGTATCTGACTATAGATAACTGGTTTACTATATACAAGTTTGATGAGGATGTCATGTACACCCTTTTTAAGTACTGTCATGACAATAACACTTTCCACAAAAGTTATATAGAGGCAGTTGCAACAAACTGGCACAGAAGGGGTATTCAAAACTTTTTTGACCTTGAAAAGTACTTCGAGGACATGGCACAAGTTCGTGGCATAAAAGGTACCATTATCAAGAAGCTTCGTCTTAGAAGGGCCCTGACAGAATACGAAAGTGAGTATGTAGAAAAATGGGTTATTGATTACAAGTACGGGTTTGATGTTATTGAACTTGCCTTGAAAAAAACTGTAGGAAAGACAAATCCTGACTTTAAGTTTCTTAACAATGTATTAACCCGCTGGCATGATCTAGGACTGGTAACTGCTGAAGAAATACTTGGATATGAAAACAGTATCAAGTCCCAGCCACAAGCCAGCCATGGTACACAAAAGGCTAAGCCTAAACAGTCTCAAAGAGATAACTTTGAGCAAAGAGAGTATGACGATGAATATTTTGAAAACTTTTTTACAAACACCTCAAATAGGTAA
- the sleB gene encoding spore cortex-lytic enzyme, whose protein sequence is MRKYKIIALFLLIVLSLTIADEGKMYLTSSAPSLKIGDNGEKVKDMQQELKNWGYFDGKVDGRFGYDTFRSVLNYQKEYGLKATGIADRTTLLTMGLAELIESGVANAATSNISNEQLLARAINGEARGEPFEGQVAVGAVILNRVNNSKFPKTIAGVIYQPGAFTAVSDGQINVPIDPKSTVVKAARDALAGWDPTDGCLYYWNPATATSKWIWSRKVKYKVGRHWFGI, encoded by the coding sequence TTGAGAAAATATAAAATAATTGCTTTATTTTTGCTAATAGTATTGAGTCTTACAATTGCTGATGAAGGTAAGATGTATTTGACAAGCTCTGCACCTTCCCTGAAAATAGGGGACAACGGTGAAAAGGTTAAGGATATGCAACAGGAGTTAAAGAACTGGGGTTACTTTGATGGAAAAGTTGACGGAAGATTCGGGTATGACACATTTAGATCAGTTCTTAACTACCAAAAGGAGTATGGTCTTAAAGCTACAGGAATAGCAGACAGAACTACTCTCCTAACAATGGGTCTAGCAGAGCTTATTGAGTCAGGTGTAGCAAATGCTGCAACATCCAATATATCAAACGAACAGCTCCTTGCTAGAGCAATAAACGGTGAAGCAAGAGGTGAGCCTTTTGAAGGGCAGGTAGCAGTGGGAGCTGTAATTTTAAATAGGGTCAACAACTCAAAATTTCCAAAAACAATAGCAGGTGTAATATACCAACCCGGTGCATTTACAGCAGTTTCAGACGGGCAAATTAATGTTCCCATTGACCCAAAATCAACGGTCGTGAAAGCTGCAAGGGACGCTTTAGCCGGTTGGGATCCTACTGATGGGTGTTTATATTATTGGAATCCGGCTACAGCAACCAGTAAATGGATTTGGTCTAGAAAAGTAAAGTACAAGGTCGGTAGGCATTGGTTTGGTATATAA
- the ypeB gene encoding germination protein YpeB encodes MADNGFYLNDKRRSSWAVPIAVIAILALVGVSVWGYYQNKELKKLQVLMTNQYNRAFVDLSDYVDNVEALMAKSLVTSTPVSTSKMLEEVWRQANLAQTNMGQLPVAPPILEKASNFLTQAGDMAYSLNTKTMNGIPLNDKEYDALKKLHGYAVSLQKNLQGIENQVIQGKMAWGNYASKGNFMKTSKSKDPQTSQFENIDKTFQEYPTLIYDGPYSDHMLKSKPQGLGNKKVTVSEAKNIAINFIGKDKVSDVKQLDSNELGNIKTYRFKVLYKNQKENESAEIEVTQQGGQVYLMLRNRDIGKDTINMEKAKKLAKDFLSSKGYKNMVDTYYQKVDGTAVISYAYKQGGVIVYPDLIKVKIALDNGEIIGIEAKGYLYNHRTRNIPKTTLTLEQARAKVNSRIKIDRQGEAVIPTNFKTEKYCYEFMGKVDGRTFIIYINALTGAEEDVLMLVSTPEGTLTM; translated from the coding sequence ATGGCTGATAATGGCTTTTACTTAAATGATAAAAGAAGATCATCATGGGCAGTACCCATAGCAGTTATTGCAATACTGGCTTTAGTTGGTGTATCTGTATGGGGATACTATCAGAACAAAGAGTTAAAAAAATTACAGGTTTTAATGACAAATCAGTATAACAGGGCTTTTGTTGATTTATCCGATTATGTCGATAATGTTGAGGCTCTTATGGCAAAATCCCTGGTTACTTCAACACCTGTAAGTACATCAAAAATGCTGGAGGAAGTATGGAGACAGGCAAATCTTGCACAGACGAATATGGGGCAACTTCCTGTGGCACCGCCAATTCTTGAAAAGGCATCCAACTTTTTAACGCAAGCAGGGGATATGGCCTATTCTCTTAATACCAAAACAATGAATGGGATTCCACTGAATGACAAAGAGTACGATGCTCTGAAAAAACTTCACGGATATGCTGTTTCACTACAAAAAAACTTGCAGGGAATAGAGAATCAGGTTATTCAGGGAAAAATGGCATGGGGAAATTACGCAAGTAAAGGTAACTTCATGAAGACTTCTAAGTCAAAAGATCCTCAGACAAGTCAGTTTGAGAATATTGACAAAACATTTCAGGAATATCCAACCCTGATATATGATGGTCCCTACTCAGACCATATGCTTAAATCAAAGCCTCAGGGATTAGGTAATAAAAAAGTTACGGTATCAGAAGCTAAAAATATTGCTATAAACTTTATAGGCAAAGACAAGGTTAGTGATGTAAAACAGCTTGATAGTAATGAACTTGGTAATATCAAAACATATAGGTTTAAAGTTTTGTACAAGAATCAAAAGGAAAACGAGTCAGCAGAAATTGAAGTTACCCAGCAAGGCGGACAAGTTTACCTCATGTTGAGGAATAGAGATATCGGTAAAGATACTATAAATATGGAAAAAGCAAAAAAGTTAGCTAAAGATTTCTTGTCCTCAAAGGGATATAAGAATATGGTTGATACCTACTATCAGAAGGTTGATGGTACTGCTGTTATTAGTTATGCGTACAAGCAGGGAGGAGTAATTGTTTACCCTGATCTTATCAAGGTAAAAATTGCACTGGATAATGGAGAAATAATAGGTATTGAGGCAAAGGGTTATTTATACAACCATAGAACAAGAAATATTCCTAAAACAACTCTTACATTGGAACAAGCCCGTGCAAAGGTTAATAGCAGGATTAAAATTGACAGACAGGGAGAAGCAGTCATACCGACTAATTTTAAAACTGAAAAATATTGTTATGAGTTTATGGGCAAGGTGGATGGGCGTACTTTTATTATATACATCAATGCTTTGACAGGAGCAGAAGAGGATGTATTAATGCTTGTATCAACTCCTGAAGGTACTCTTACTATGTAA
- a CDS encoding ATP-binding protein: MNRDIHNIIAREYERRQKLAADIVEQRKQQLYEKIPQLREIESMINSLGIKYNRLILSSIGDKSAILNELTEKIEELTSSKNKLLAEHNISSNYLFTPYQCEKCKDTGYITDTTGSQRCSCYKQQIITHLFAQSNINVNGNECFDNFNEMLYPDEINEAKYGIGISPRENIINIKKSCIEFIKNIDDPNQKNIFFNGRTGVGKTFLSFCIARELINQGRTVLYLTAPALFDIITEHKMRNYKEDEYADDKYQSIFSVELLIIDDLGTEPLSDARYAELLNILNSRQSQNTSRTCKTIISTNIGPKKLFELYTERITSRIVGYFDRLVLAGNDIRLLK; this comes from the coding sequence ATGAATAGGGATATACATAATATTATTGCGAGAGAGTACGAAAGACGACAAAAACTTGCCGCAGATATTGTGGAACAAAGAAAACAACAGCTATATGAAAAAATCCCCCAGCTTCGTGAAATTGAAAGCATGATTAATAGTCTGGGAATTAAATACAATAGGCTTATATTATCATCAATCGGGGACAAGTCAGCTATTTTAAATGAACTTACTGAGAAAATAGAGGAGCTTACGTCATCAAAAAATAAATTGCTGGCTGAACACAATATAAGCTCTAACTACCTTTTCACACCATACCAGTGTGAAAAGTGCAAGGATACGGGATATATAACTGATACTACAGGTTCACAGCGGTGTTCCTGTTACAAACAGCAAATTATAACCCATTTATTTGCCCAGTCAAATATAAATGTTAATGGCAATGAATGTTTTGATAACTTTAATGAAATGCTTTACCCTGACGAAATAAATGAAGCTAAGTATGGTATCGGGATATCTCCAAGGGAAAATATAATCAATATAAAGAAAAGTTGTATTGAGTTCATTAAAAATATAGATGATCCAAACCAAAAAAACATTTTTTTCAACGGGAGAACCGGAGTGGGAAAAACATTTTTATCATTCTGTATTGCAAGAGAACTCATAAATCAGGGTAGAACTGTGCTGTACCTCACAGCTCCTGCTCTGTTTGATATTATCACAGAACATAAAATGAGAAACTACAAAGAAGACGAATACGCCGATGATAAATATCAGAGTATTTTTTCGGTAGAACTGCTGATAATAGATGATCTTGGTACTGAACCATTAAGTGATGCGAGATATGCAGAGTTATTAAATATACTTAACAGCAGACAATCTCAAAACACAAGTCGTACATGTAAAACTATTATTTCTACGAATATAGGTCCTAAAAAACTCTTTGAGTTATATACAGAACGTATTACATCAAGGATTGTAGGCTATTTTGACAGGTTGGTTCTAGCAGGTAATGATATAAGACTTCTTAAATAA
- a CDS encoding S-layer homology domain-containing protein, with translation MKRNVSALILTGAIALSSTFTFAQSADNKDNKFNDISGHWCNSAVQMLMEKNVMPFTGEKFSPAKAITRGEFVSLLHDALGIQIEYFAAPQIKDYFEDVEQNASYTSDLIDLVTANIIEKGGKFNPDSFISREEMVHYIMNAYKYHMGDKYALINIKPPFFSDDSEVAPEFGGDVGRAAYYKLISGSKGMFRPKDNTTRGEAASVVSKLVSLLEKQNPVVTVTPEAEIKDDSIIMKVTLTNNSKKTVNFNHSSGQKYDFKLLDSDKNILYTWSADKMFTMALTYSKIEAGESVVYTETLSGDQYKAIKDKIAYMKAYVIGTSDEFTLDTQGYEVVLK, from the coding sequence ATGAAGAGAAATGTTTCTGCATTAATACTTACGGGCGCTATTGCTTTATCAAGTACATTTACTTTTGCCCAGTCAGCCGATAATAAAGATAATAAATTCAATGATATATCAGGACACTGGTGCAATTCAGCGGTTCAAATGCTTATGGAGAAAAATGTTATGCCATTTACAGGTGAGAAGTTTAGTCCAGCAAAAGCAATAACCAGAGGTGAATTCGTATCCCTGCTGCATGATGCTTTAGGAATACAGATAGAATACTTTGCAGCACCTCAGATAAAGGATTATTTTGAAGATGTAGAGCAAAATGCTTCTTACACTTCTGATTTGATTGATCTTGTAACAGCTAATATTATAGAAAAGGGAGGGAAATTCAATCCCGATTCTTTCATTTCAAGAGAGGAAATGGTGCATTATATAATGAATGCATACAAGTATCATATGGGTGACAAATACGCTCTTATAAATATTAAGCCTCCTTTCTTTAGTGATGACAGCGAAGTAGCACCGGAGTTCGGGGGAGATGTAGGTAGGGCAGCATATTATAAACTCATTTCAGGCTCAAAGGGAATGTTCCGCCCAAAAGACAATACAACAAGGGGAGAGGCTGCTTCAGTGGTAAGCAAGCTGGTTAGCCTCCTTGAAAAACAGAACCCTGTTGTGACAGTTACACCTGAGGCTGAAATTAAAGATGATTCTATAATTATGAAAGTAACTCTTACAAATAACTCAAAGAAGACAGTCAACTTTAATCATTCATCCGGACAAAAATATGATTTTAAACTCTTGGATTCAGACAAAAACATACTTTACACATGGTCTGCCGATAAAATGTTTACAATGGCTTTAACATATTCAAAGATAGAAGCAGGTGAATCAGTTGTTTATACTGAAACTCTGAGTGGCGATCAATATAAGGCAATAAAAGATAAAATAGCATATATGAAAGCCTATGTCATTGGCACTTCAGATGAATTTACTTTAGATACTCAGGGATACGAGGTTGTACTTAAATAA
- the def gene encoding peptide deformylase: protein MALRNIRTVEDEVLRKKCRPVEEVNDKIRELLKDMADTMYNTGYGAGLAAPQVGILKRAIVIDMGDGLINLVNPEIIEQKGSQKVIEGCLSIPGKWGKVIRPAEVKVKALNEKGEEVIITGKKEMAKCLCHEIDHLDGILFTDKVVEYIEE from the coding sequence ATGGCATTAAGAAATATTCGTACAGTTGAGGATGAGGTTTTACGTAAAAAATGCAGACCAGTTGAAGAAGTTAATGATAAGATACGAGAGTTGCTTAAAGATATGGCGGATACTATGTACAATACAGGGTATGGAGCAGGTCTAGCAGCACCTCAGGTAGGTATTTTAAAAAGGGCTATTGTAATAGATATGGGTGACGGTCTGATAAATCTTGTGAATCCTGAAATTATTGAGCAAAAAGGTTCACAAAAGGTAATTGAGGGATGTCTGAGTATCCCCGGTAAATGGGGAAAGGTCATAAGACCTGCCGAAGTCAAAGTTAAAGCATTAAATGAAAAAGGTGAAGAGGTTATAATAACTGGTAAAAAAGAAATGGCAAAATGCTTATGTCATGAGATAGACCATCTTGACGGTATTCTTTTTACGGACAAAGTAGTAGAATACATTGAGGAATAG
- a CDS encoding class I SAM-dependent methyltransferase — protein MENYDVVKKDFNEISDIVEDRWNHNNCYFKNIVKYLSEDNEVILEIGCGKGELSNLLAKKSDHVIAVDLADRMIEKAISQYGYKNIDFVSKNILDMEFEENSLDAIVTTATAHHLPYEWLLLFALRTLKPRGKLIILDLYKVNTFTDMLLNLLAVIPNMFMNIVHNKKIKSGDEHSREVWKRHGEHDTYMTLEEMHMLVQKYLPGAVIRRKLFWRYLMIWEK, from the coding sequence ATGGAAAACTATGATGTAGTAAAAAAGGATTTTAATGAAATATCAGACATAGTTGAAGATAGATGGAATCATAATAACTGCTATTTCAAAAATATTGTGAAATATCTAAGTGAGGATAATGAAGTTATACTTGAAATAGGTTGTGGAAAAGGTGAACTCTCAAATCTGTTGGCTAAAAAAAGCGACCATGTTATTGCAGTTGACTTGGCAGACAGGATGATAGAGAAGGCTATTTCTCAATATGGGTACAAAAATATAGATTTTGTTAGTAAAAACATACTTGATATGGAATTTGAGGAAAATAGTCTGGATGCTATAGTTACTACTGCTACCGCACATCATTTACCCTATGAGTGGTTACTTTTGTTTGCGCTCAGAACCTTGAAACCGAGAGGTAAGCTTATAATACTTGACCTTTACAAAGTAAATACCTTTACGGATATGCTTTTAAATTTACTGGCAGTTATACCGAATATGTTTATGAACATAGTGCATAATAAAAAAATTAAATCAGGTGATGAGCATAGCAGAGAGGTATGGAAAAGACATGGTGAACATGATACATATATGACATTAGAAGAGATGCATATGCTTGTCCAAAAGTATCTGCCCGGAGCAGTGATAAGAAGAAAATTATTTTGGAGATATCTTATGATTTGGGAAAAATAA